The Leptospira kmetyi serovar Malaysia str. Bejo-Iso9 genome includes a window with the following:
- a CDS encoding AAA family ATPase, whose translation MIKRITSNQSAIKLHAGKQKPQNGLPDFLAFHKEELSSLPTALENPGIFSNILITGPGLESNLTLLQTYISGLKKNIKVICDPHPGFLTLAGFPGNTEYRPGKMAEADGGYLLLPMRALTEDSNLYFLIKEVLQTGRIDFLTLPEMTGSKEMNRFHPSVNTRFKLILAGEEGEVDFISGVDPDFYDSFSFKIHLPYEAVMKTKKNLELFGGLIRSWEKPGYPGFDSSAVDTLLEIALRWNDSKTRLSLSFAELRTFVGELLVLYKKEKKPITKAQVESAIETIEKRIAVHKRRYLESVREGLTTIQLKGKKTGRINGLSVILLHSSLSDFGQVNQVSARVALGSGNFINIEREVNLSGDLHDKGVFILQSYIKGMFSHIQSFGLDASILFEQNYSPIDGDSASCAELLAILSALSGLEIPGNIAVTGALSQYGEILPVGSVNTKIAAWYEIIQIVGNSRDKYSVYIPTANLRDLNLPSHIRKAMDKGKFQIFTCSHVEELIPEVFGIPAGKFGKNGKYPQGSLFHLIEERIDRKKEEEHE comes from the coding sequence GTGATCAAAAGAATAACTTCCAATCAGTCGGCAATCAAACTCCACGCGGGAAAACAAAAACCGCAAAACGGACTTCCCGATTTTTTAGCCTTTCACAAAGAAGAACTCAGTTCCCTGCCGACCGCTTTGGAAAACCCCGGAATTTTTTCCAACATTCTCATTACCGGTCCGGGACTTGAAAGCAACCTGACCTTACTTCAAACATACATATCCGGTCTTAAAAAAAATATCAAAGTCATCTGCGATCCTCATCCCGGATTTTTAACCCTCGCCGGTTTTCCGGGAAACACAGAATACCGTCCCGGAAAAATGGCCGAAGCCGACGGAGGTTATCTGCTTCTTCCGATGCGCGCTCTTACGGAAGATTCCAATCTTTATTTTCTCATCAAAGAGGTTTTGCAAACGGGGAGAATCGACTTTTTAACTCTTCCCGAAATGACCGGATCCAAAGAGATGAATCGTTTTCATCCTTCGGTCAACACAAGATTCAAACTGATTCTCGCGGGAGAAGAGGGCGAAGTCGATTTTATCTCGGGCGTCGATCCGGATTTCTACGATAGTTTTTCCTTTAAGATCCATCTTCCGTACGAAGCCGTGATGAAAACGAAAAAGAATCTCGAACTTTTCGGAGGACTGATTCGCTCCTGGGAAAAACCGGGCTATCCTGGTTTCGATTCTTCGGCGGTGGACACGTTACTCGAAATCGCTCTTCGTTGGAACGACAGCAAAACCAGACTTTCCCTTTCCTTTGCGGAACTGAGAACCTTCGTGGGAGAACTTCTGGTTCTTTATAAAAAAGAGAAGAAGCCGATCACGAAAGCGCAAGTCGAATCCGCGATCGAAACGATCGAAAAAAGAATCGCGGTTCACAAAAGAAGATATCTGGAAAGCGTTCGCGAAGGTTTGACCACGATTCAACTCAAAGGAAAAAAGACGGGGAGAATCAACGGACTTTCCGTGATCTTACTCCATTCTTCCTTATCCGATTTCGGTCAGGTGAATCAGGTTTCGGCTCGGGTCGCGCTCGGCTCCGGAAACTTTATCAACATCGAACGGGAAGTGAATCTTTCCGGAGATCTTCATGATAAGGGTGTTTTTATATTACAATCTTATATTAAAGGAATGTTCTCTCATATCCAATCGTTCGGGTTGGACGCTTCCATTCTTTTTGAGCAGAATTATTCTCCCATCGACGGCGATTCGGCGAGTTGCGCGGAACTTCTTGCGATTCTTTCCGCGCTTTCCGGTCTTGAAATTCCGGGAAACATCGCGGTCACGGGAGCCCTTTCTCAGTACGGGGAAATTCTTCCCGTAGGCTCGGTGAACACAAAGATCGCGGCTTGGTACGAAATCATTCAGATCGTCGGAAATTCTCGGGACAAATATTCGGTGTATATCCCGACCGCGAATCTAAGGGATTTGAATCTTCCTTCTCATATCCGTAAAGCGATGGATAAGGGAAAATTTCAGATTTTCACCTGTTCCCACGTGGAAGAACTGATTCCCGAAGTTTTTGGGATTCCGGCCGGAAAATTCGGTAAAAACGGAAAATATCCGCAGGGAAGTCTGTTTCACTTGATAGAGGAAAGAATCGACCGGAAAAAAGAGGAAGAACACGAATAG